In the genome of Coraliomargarita sinensis, one region contains:
- a CDS encoding nucleotide pyrophosphohydrolase, protein MNDQAANLQDFKDKVLSFAKERDWEQFHSPKNLSMAIAAEAAELMEHFLWQTPEQSRADLLDDTLRAKVEEEIADVLIFAIQFANMTGIDLSAAISAKMERNAEKYPVEKARGRSDKYTEL, encoded by the coding sequence ATGAATGATCAGGCTGCCAACCTGCAAGACTTTAAAGATAAAGTGCTGTCCTTTGCTAAGGAGCGGGATTGGGAGCAGTTCCACTCGCCCAAGAACCTCTCCATGGCGATCGCTGCCGAGGCGGCTGAGCTCATGGAGCACTTTCTCTGGCAGACACCAGAACAGTCTCGCGCCGATTTGCTGGACGATACACTGCGGGCAAAGGTCGAGGAGGAGATTGCCGATGTCCTGATTTTTGCCATTCAGTTTGCCAATATGACGGGAATTGACCTCTCGGCTGCGATTTCAGCAAAAATGGAGCGAAATGCGGAAAAATATCCGGTCGAGAAGGCGCGGGGGCGTAGTGATAAATACACTGAACTTTAA
- the frr gene encoding ribosome recycling factor, whose translation MEPKEILKSLNEDLKKAVEHTLREFSSLHTGKATPAMLDGVKVHAYGSTVSMKEVAAVTTPDARTIMVQPWDKSVIQDIEKAIQEANLGLNPVVDGAILRVPVPELTGERRQELAKTAGSMAEEGRVRVRQGRRDALDLLKSAKNDGLPEDDFKRAEKDVQKAHDDAIAEINEHLSSKEEELKKV comes from the coding sequence ATGGAACCTAAAGAAATCTTAAAATCCCTTAACGAAGACCTGAAAAAGGCTGTCGAACACACCCTGCGTGAATTCAGCAGCCTTCATACCGGAAAAGCGACCCCCGCCATGCTTGATGGCGTGAAAGTGCATGCCTATGGCAGCACGGTTTCGATGAAAGAAGTGGCCGCCGTCACGACACCGGACGCACGCACCATTATGGTCCAACCCTGGGACAAAAGCGTCATCCAGGACATCGAAAAAGCTATTCAGGAAGCCAACCTCGGCCTCAACCCGGTGGTGGATGGTGCTATTTTACGGGTTCCCGTCCCCGAACTGACCGGCGAACGACGCCAGGAGCTGGCGAAGACCGCCGGCTCCATGGCCGAAGAAGGCCGCGTACGTGTGCGCCAGGGGCGTCGCGATGCGCTCGATCTACTGAAGTCCGCCAAAAACGACGGCCTGCCCGAGGATGACTTCAAGCGCGCCGAGAAGGACGTGCAAAAAGCACACGACGATGCCATTGCAGAGATCAATGAGCACCTCTCCAGTAAGGAAGAGGAACTAAAGAAAGTATAA
- a CDS encoding substrate-binding domain-containing protein — protein sequence MSRKPFKLLSAPEQVALYLRDEITSGRWQSTMPGIIAIASEFGVHRTTAEEALKLLEHEGLVMSQGAGKPRKITLAKTPEGRAARVSVILYEREDALNRSITELRHQLLASGHSLSFAPKSLVELNHDPRRVARMVESHPAELWIIQAGSKPVLEWFAQSPYPALALFGRMKNVPIAGTGPDKIQAIRDAVQHLVAQGHRRIVFLVRAERRKPKIGTVEQIYLEQLEASGIKTGAYNLPDWEESPEGFHDCLDQLFRATPPTAFLVGDWMLFLTLQNYLGWVKKEESGEIALICTDYNPAFKWCHPPIAHVYWDHRATARQVARWVNKAAQGKNDHRQRMTKASFVRGATA from the coding sequence ATGTCCCGTAAGCCCTTCAAACTTTTATCCGCCCCCGAGCAGGTGGCTTTGTACTTGCGTGACGAAATTACCAGTGGCCGCTGGCAGAGTACGATGCCGGGCATCATAGCAATCGCCTCCGAGTTCGGGGTGCATCGCACGACGGCGGAGGAAGCTCTCAAATTGCTCGAGCATGAGGGGCTCGTCATGTCCCAGGGCGCGGGTAAACCAAGAAAAATCACTTTAGCGAAAACGCCTGAAGGGCGTGCTGCTCGTGTGTCTGTCATCCTTTACGAACGTGAGGATGCGCTCAACCGATCCATTACCGAGTTGCGGCACCAACTTCTCGCATCCGGGCACTCGCTCAGTTTCGCGCCAAAGAGCCTGGTTGAGTTGAACCACGATCCCAGACGTGTCGCCCGGATGGTGGAGTCCCATCCAGCGGAATTATGGATCATTCAGGCGGGGTCGAAGCCGGTGCTTGAATGGTTTGCTCAGTCACCGTATCCGGCTCTAGCGCTTTTTGGCCGGATGAAGAACGTGCCGATTGCCGGAACCGGGCCGGACAAGATACAGGCCATCAGGGATGCGGTCCAACATTTGGTCGCCCAGGGCCATCGCCGCATCGTTTTTCTTGTACGTGCAGAGCGGCGCAAGCCGAAAATCGGTACGGTCGAGCAAATCTATCTTGAACAGCTCGAAGCCAGTGGAATTAAAACCGGAGCCTATAATCTGCCGGATTGGGAGGAAAGTCCCGAGGGGTTTCACGACTGCCTGGACCAACTCTTCCGGGCCACGCCGCCGACCGCCTTCCTCGTGGGCGACTGGATGCTTTTTCTCACCCTGCAAAACTACCTCGGCTGGGTGAAAAAAGAGGAATCGGGCGAGATCGCCCTCATTTGCACCGATTACAATCCAGCCTTTAAGTGGTGCCATCCGCCCATCGCCCACGTTTATTGGGATCATCGGGCAACCGCCCGGCAGGTCGCCAGATGGGTAAACAAAGCGGCTCAGGGCAAGAATGACCACCGCCAGAGGATGACCAAGGCCAGCTTTGTTCGCGGCGCAACGGCTTAG
- a CDS encoding M48 family metallopeptidase codes for MNTVLIAFVLLLILKLVAGIVLDCLNLRHVKAHADEVPEPFKDFIDLPEYQKSVDYTEAKTRFGIINDIYDAIILAVVLLSGLLAGIYSLFSEWFGYGLWGQALVLFLTGIVLSLPGLPFDWWHTFKLEERFGFNKSTKQLWFVDKIKGLLVGFVIGYPLLALLIFLVGAAGPLWWLWGFLVFFAFQLVMVVAYPMFIMPLFNKMEPMEEGDLKTRLFALADRTGFKAQTILVMDGSKRSGHSNAFFAGFGRFRRIVLFDTLIEQMNPEQLEAVLAHEIGHYKLGHIPKMIVLSALSSLAMFAVLGWLEGAAWFTDAFYFDPSTHDQLVPVLLLFMMLSGLVTFWLSPLSSRWSRKHEYEADAFAREAMGSCEPLSQALRKLHKENLSNLTPHPLYSNFHYSHPTLVEREEALRES; via the coding sequence ATGAACACAGTTCTGATCGCATTCGTCCTGCTGCTGATCCTGAAACTGGTTGCGGGGATCGTGCTTGATTGCCTGAACCTCCGGCATGTGAAAGCACATGCCGACGAGGTGCCCGAGCCCTTTAAGGACTTTATCGATCTCCCCGAATATCAAAAGTCGGTCGATTACACGGAGGCCAAGACCCGTTTTGGCATCATTAATGACATCTACGATGCCATTATTCTGGCGGTCGTTCTCCTGAGCGGCCTGCTGGCCGGCATCTACAGCTTATTCAGTGAATGGTTCGGCTACGGTCTCTGGGGGCAAGCACTGGTGCTTTTTTTGACGGGTATCGTGCTGAGTCTGCCGGGATTACCTTTCGACTGGTGGCACACGTTCAAATTGGAAGAGCGCTTCGGCTTTAACAAGAGCACCAAGCAGCTTTGGTTCGTCGATAAGATCAAGGGGCTGCTCGTCGGGTTCGTGATCGGCTACCCGCTTCTGGCGCTCCTGATTTTTCTTGTGGGTGCGGCCGGTCCGCTGTGGTGGCTCTGGGGCTTTCTGGTCTTCTTTGCCTTCCAACTCGTTATGGTTGTGGCTTACCCCATGTTCATTATGCCCCTGTTCAACAAAATGGAGCCGATGGAGGAGGGTGATTTGAAGACACGACTTTTTGCCCTGGCCGACCGCACCGGGTTTAAGGCTCAAACCATCCTGGTCATGGATGGCAGTAAACGTTCCGGACATTCGAACGCTTTTTTTGCCGGCTTCGGTCGTTTCCGCCGGATTGTTCTCTTTGATACATTGATCGAGCAAATGAACCCCGAGCAACTGGAGGCGGTGCTGGCCCATGAGATCGGTCATTACAAGCTCGGGCACATCCCCAAAATGATCGTGCTTTCGGCGCTCAGCTCTCTGGCCATGTTCGCGGTGCTCGGCTGGTTGGAAGGGGCCGCCTGGTTTACCGACGCGTTTTATTTCGACCCGTCGACCCACGATCAGCTCGTCCCGGTCCTGTTACTCTTCATGATGCTGAGTGGCCTGGTGACCTTCTGGCTCTCGCCGCTGAGCAGTCGATGGTCCCGCAAGCATGAGTACGAGGCGGATGCGTTTGCCCGCGAGGCGATGGGGAGCTGTGAGCCTCTCTCTCAGGCGTTGCGGAAACTGCACAAGGAAAACCTCAGCAACTTAACCCCGCATCCGCTTTACAGTAACTTTCACTATTCGCACCCGACGCTGGTGGAGCGGGAAGAGGCGCTCCGGGAGTCGTAG
- a CDS encoding ABC transporter ATP-binding protein, translating to MSKKKKVKNSTIRRVSAYLFRYKGLFWLTIGLAASMAAMEIAVPIAIQRIFDGLKETNALEGLLYGVGLITLLYLGSEIFNSLRIRVNNTLEQRVLLEMRRDLHSKLLRLPVSFYDQRKSGEISSRVIEDVAAVERALLDGTEQGTGAILRIVGITTVLFYMQPFLAWFVFLPVPILLIVGIFYSKRSRKIWKGVRESAGDLNSLLVEDIQGNRLIQTFGLQDRESARFEERAEDLRSKTLHAMYRWSIYSPATSLVTKLGFLSIVGVGGYLVLQNTADFTMGKLIAFFILANMLYQPISQLHGLNHLIAAGRASGERVFEILDAEIAVDEPAQPEPLPSGPIEVAFEKVRFEYPGRPAVLDNFELTLEANKVTALVGHTGAGKSTVANLAMRTHDVSEGTVKLSGVDIRKLSLGELHDKVGHVAQDPFLFEGTVRDNMTLAKADASEAEVLHALEKACALDFVEALPDGLDTNIGEKGIRLSQGEKQRLTIARVLLKNPPLVILDEATASVDTITERKIQEALEHLMEERTVLIIAHRLSTVHRADKIVVMEGGQIIESGDHNKLLEQKGHYADLWRHQSDLIPEYA from the coding sequence GTGAGTAAGAAGAAAAAAGTTAAAAATAGCACGATCCGTCGCGTTTCCGCCTATCTGTTCCGCTACAAGGGGCTCTTCTGGCTGACCATCGGTTTAGCCGCGAGCATGGCAGCAATGGAAATCGCGGTGCCTATCGCCATCCAGCGCATTTTTGACGGGCTGAAGGAAACCAATGCCCTTGAAGGTCTACTTTATGGCGTTGGGCTTATCACACTACTTTATCTGGGCAGTGAAATCTTCAACAGCCTGCGTATACGAGTTAACAATACCCTCGAACAGCGTGTCCTTTTGGAAATGCGCCGCGACTTGCACAGCAAACTGTTGCGTCTGCCGGTTTCCTTTTATGATCAACGCAAGAGCGGCGAAATCTCCTCGCGAGTGATCGAAGACGTCGCCGCTGTCGAGCGCGCGCTTCTGGACGGGACGGAACAGGGTACCGGAGCTATCCTTCGTATTGTCGGTATTACCACCGTTCTGTTCTATATGCAGCCCTTCCTCGCTTGGTTTGTCTTTTTGCCCGTGCCCATCCTTCTGATTGTGGGCATCTTTTATTCGAAGCGCTCGCGTAAAATCTGGAAGGGAGTGCGAGAAAGTGCAGGCGATCTCAATAGCCTACTGGTGGAAGATATTCAGGGGAACCGCCTTATCCAGACCTTCGGCCTGCAAGACCGGGAATCCGCCCGGTTTGAAGAACGGGCGGAGGATCTACGTTCGAAAACCCTGCACGCGATGTACCGGTGGTCGATCTACAGCCCCGCCACCTCTCTGGTAACCAAACTGGGATTCCTCAGCATAGTCGGCGTGGGCGGTTACCTCGTGCTACAAAATACGGCAGATTTTACCATGGGTAAGCTGATCGCCTTTTTTATTCTGGCCAACATGCTCTACCAGCCCATTTCCCAACTACACGGGCTGAACCACCTGATCGCCGCCGGTCGCGCCTCCGGTGAGCGCGTCTTCGAGATATTGGATGCGGAAATCGCGGTCGACGAACCCGCCCAGCCGGAACCGCTCCCTTCCGGCCCCATCGAAGTCGCATTTGAGAAGGTTCGCTTCGAATATCCCGGCCGCCCGGCGGTTCTGGACAATTTCGAGCTCACTTTGGAGGCCAACAAAGTCACGGCTCTCGTCGGTCACACCGGTGCGGGCAAATCAACCGTGGCGAATTTGGCCATGCGCACACACGATGTCAGTGAAGGCACGGTCAAACTCTCCGGCGTGGATATCCGTAAACTCAGCCTGGGCGAGCTCCACGACAAAGTCGGCCATGTGGCACAGGATCCCTTCCTCTTCGAAGGCACCGTGCGCGACAACATGACTCTTGCCAAGGCCGATGCCAGTGAAGCGGAAGTGCTCCATGCACTGGAGAAGGCCTGTGCCCTCGACTTTGTCGAAGCGCTCCCCGATGGACTCGACACCAATATCGGCGAAAAAGGCATCCGGCTCAGCCAGGGGGAGAAGCAACGACTGACCATCGCCCGTGTTCTCCTCAAGAATCCGCCGCTTGTCATTCTGGACGAAGCCACCGCCAGCGTGGACACGATTACCGAGCGCAAGATTCAGGAGGCCCTGGAACACCTGATGGAAGAAAGAACGGTGCTCATTATTGCCCACCGCCTCTCCACGGTGCACCGTGCCGATAAAATTGTGGTGATGGAAGGTGGTCAGATCATCGAATCCGGGGACCATAATAAACTTCTTGAACAAAAAGGGCATTACGCCGATTTATGGCGCCATCAAAGTGATCTCATCCCAGAATATGCCTAA
- the proB gene encoding glutamate 5-kinase — protein MSALSQAKRIVIKLGTGVLTSGIGELDTARIETLCQQVNMLREQGIEVILVSSGAVGLGMGKLGLNKRPRDMANLQACASVGQSILINTWQKGFDPHGITVAQILLTREDLRAKHRHNAVFNTVERLLAHGTVPIVNENDTVSAVEIKFGDNDTLSALVASVVNADLLFILSNIPGLIDMQGSGEVVERIEKITPEIEAMAQGTNTETSVGGMISKLSAAKIAHRAGCGVIIGSGKENKLFEQLLEGKSAGTYFVPSTQPVKSHKRWIAIQDHTFGNVHIDAGATEAIVKRGKSLLAAGIVKVEGDFHAGDVVRICAPDGLPIAQGIIHTDAAEVSEYSDPAPVIHRDHLVLL, from the coding sequence GTGTCTGCTCTTTCACAGGCGAAGCGCATCGTTATCAAGCTCGGGACCGGGGTATTGACCTCCGGTATTGGAGAGCTGGATACCGCGCGGATCGAGACCCTGTGCCAACAGGTCAACATGCTACGTGAGCAGGGTATCGAAGTCATTCTGGTCAGCTCCGGCGCCGTCGGCCTTGGCATGGGCAAGCTCGGTCTGAATAAAAGGCCCAGGGACATGGCCAATCTTCAAGCCTGTGCTTCGGTGGGACAGAGTATTCTGATCAATACCTGGCAAAAAGGTTTTGATCCTCACGGGATAACTGTCGCCCAGATATTGCTCACCCGTGAGGACCTGCGTGCGAAGCATCGGCACAACGCCGTCTTCAACACAGTGGAACGACTGCTGGCCCACGGCACGGTGCCGATCGTCAATGAAAACGACACGGTAAGTGCTGTTGAGATAAAGTTCGGCGATAACGATACCCTCTCCGCTTTGGTGGCAAGCGTGGTGAATGCGGACTTACTCTTCATCCTTTCCAACATCCCCGGCCTGATTGATATGCAGGGAAGTGGCGAAGTCGTGGAGCGTATCGAGAAGATTACGCCCGAGATTGAAGCCATGGCGCAGGGCACGAACACCGAAACGTCTGTCGGGGGGATGATCAGTAAGCTTTCGGCTGCCAAGATTGCTCATCGTGCCGGCTGCGGAGTGATCATCGGCAGTGGCAAGGAAAATAAACTTTTCGAGCAACTACTGGAGGGGAAATCCGCTGGCACCTACTTCGTGCCCAGCACTCAACCGGTAAAGTCACACAAACGCTGGATCGCCATCCAGGACCATACTTTCGGTAACGTCCACATCGACGCGGGTGCGACGGAAGCAATCGTCAAACGGGGCAAAAGCCTGCTGGCTGCCGGAATCGTCAAAGTTGAGGGCGACTTTCACGCCGGCGATGTCGTGCGGATATGCGCGCCCGACGGATTGCCCATTGCCCAAGGCATCATCCATACGGATGCGGCTGAAGTCAGTGAATACTCCGACCCAGCACCGGTCATTCACCGGGACCATCTGGTGCTACTCTGA
- a CDS encoding HPr family phosphocarrier protein — MTASETSDSSNTLHKELVVQNKMGIHARPAAMIVRVANTYSGEVWVEKDDEQVNGKSIMGLMMLAAGKGSKLRVKAEGPADEGMKMLEEMAALFERRFEEA, encoded by the coding sequence ATGACAGCATCAGAGACCAGTGACTCCAGCAACACCCTGCACAAGGAACTTGTTGTACAAAATAAAATGGGCATCCATGCGCGCCCTGCCGCTATGATTGTGCGCGTGGCCAACACCTATTCCGGAGAAGTCTGGGTCGAAAAGGATGACGAGCAAGTCAACGGCAAGAGCATTATGGGCCTCATGATGCTGGCTGCCGGAAAAGGCTCGAAACTCAGGGTCAAAGCAGAAGGCCCCGCCGATGAAGGCATGAAAATGCTGGAGGAAATGGCCGCCCTATTCGAGCGGCGCTTTGAGGAAGCTTGA
- the pyrH gene encoding UMP kinase, which produces MDDSTGSQNKPKYKRIVLKLSGEVLRNTEDGEPIDARTLKAICEEVKKVYDIGVQVGLVIGGGNIFRGLSGSEMKGVDRTTGDYMGMLATVINGLALMDCLEKLGVTVRLQSAIPMDKLAEPFIVRRATRHLERGRVVIFAGGTGNPYFSTDTTAALRASEIGADMLMKATKVDGIYNKDPAKYDDAVRYDHVPYIDALRERLQVMDSTAFSLCMENNLPILVFSMKEPGAIYRAVMGAPIGTLVD; this is translated from the coding sequence GCTAAGCGGAGAGGTGCTTCGCAATACCGAAGATGGGGAGCCCATCGACGCTCGCACTTTGAAAGCAATCTGCGAGGAAGTTAAAAAAGTTTACGATATTGGTGTGCAGGTTGGTCTGGTTATCGGGGGCGGTAACATTTTCCGCGGCCTGAGCGGTTCGGAGATGAAAGGCGTGGACCGCACAACCGGCGACTATATGGGCATGCTTGCCACGGTGATCAACGGCCTGGCTCTGATGGACTGCCTGGAGAAACTGGGCGTCACCGTACGCCTGCAAAGTGCCATCCCCATGGATAAGCTGGCTGAGCCCTTCATCGTGCGCCGCGCCACTCGCCACCTCGAACGGGGCCGGGTGGTGATCTTTGCCGGCGGTACCGGCAACCCCTACTTCTCGACGGATACCACGGCGGCACTTCGTGCCAGCGAGATCGGTGCCGACATGTTGATGAAAGCCACCAAGGTCGACGGCATTTACAATAAAGATCCCGCCAAATACGACGATGCCGTCAGATACGACCATGTGCCCTACATCGACGCTCTCCGTGAACGCCTGCAGGTCATGGACTCGACTGCATTCTCGCTTTGCATGGAAAACAACCTGCCCATACTGGTTTTCAGTATGAAAGAACCCGGCGCAATCTACCGCGCGGTCATGGGCGCCCCCATCGGCACACTGGTCGATTAA
- a CDS encoding RNA recognition motif domain-containing protein, with the protein MSVRLYVGNLSFDATGDDLREIFSETGTVEDAIIVTRPGGGRPRGFGFVTMSSEAEGEEAIRQLNGQEVGGRALKVNVAKERDSDSKDG; encoded by the coding sequence ATGTCAGTACGACTTTATGTAGGTAACTTATCTTTCGATGCCACAGGTGACGATCTCCGCGAAATTTTCTCCGAGACCGGCACAGTGGAAGACGCGATTATCGTGACACGCCCCGGTGGAGGACGCCCGCGTGGCTTTGGTTTCGTCACCATGTCCAGCGAAGCCGAAGGCGAAGAGGCGATTCGCCAATTGAATGGTCAGGAAGTCGGCGGCCGCGCCTTGAAGGTCAATGTGGCCAAGGAGCGCGACAGCGACTCGAAAGACGGATAA
- a CDS encoding endonuclease/exonuclease/phosphatase family protein, which produces MRTVVRYLVVAGFAACLWAADLSAGFRVATYNLDNYLVMDRRVADRWRPDYPKPESEKTAVREVILRSAPDVLALQEVGAPGFLEELRTDLASEGLNYRYSMHLDGPDPVRHLAVLSKHPPVEVVKHTDLDFKYFEGRERVKRGMLEVSFELGDGGVFKLFVVHLKSKYTNNKKDPESQMRRTREAGACRNRIIERTFDLGVDRFLVAGDFNDHPASSTLRRFYHRGDLEIGRLVPAADSRGEVWTYYFERRGQYSLVDGFVASPKMFPLIRNGKGTIVDLPGSLNGSDHRMVWGDLME; this is translated from the coding sequence GTGCGCACCGTCGTCCGATACCTTGTTGTTGCAGGATTCGCGGCTTGCCTGTGGGCCGCGGATCTCTCGGCCGGGTTCAGGGTAGCGACTTACAATCTGGATAATTATCTGGTGATGGATCGACGGGTGGCCGACCGCTGGCGCCCCGACTATCCCAAGCCGGAAAGTGAAAAAACGGCGGTCCGAGAGGTGATTCTCCGAAGCGCCCCGGATGTTCTGGCGCTTCAGGAAGTGGGGGCGCCCGGTTTTCTTGAAGAGTTGAGGACAGACCTCGCCAGCGAGGGCTTAAACTACCGGTACAGCATGCACTTGGACGGTCCGGACCCCGTCCGCCATCTCGCTGTCCTTTCAAAGCACCCACCCGTCGAGGTCGTGAAGCATACGGACCTTGATTTCAAATACTTCGAAGGGCGCGAACGGGTGAAACGCGGTATGCTGGAAGTGAGTTTTGAACTGGGGGACGGTGGGGTCTTCAAGCTGTTTGTGGTTCACTTGAAGAGCAAGTACACCAACAACAAGAAGGACCCCGAATCGCAGATGCGCCGGACCCGCGAAGCCGGGGCCTGCCGGAACCGGATCATTGAGCGGACCTTCGATCTCGGGGTGGACCGCTTCCTGGTGGCTGGCGACTTCAACGATCACCCCGCCAGTTCCACGCTGCGGCGTTTTTACCACCGGGGCGATCTCGAGATCGGTCGTCTGGTTCCGGCGGCGGACAGTCGCGGTGAAGTCTGGACCTACTACTTCGAAAGACGGGGGCAGTATTCGCTCGTGGATGGATTCGTGGCATCGCCGAAAATGTTCCCGCTCATCCGGAACGGGAAGGGGACGATTGTCGATTTGCCCGGTTCGTTGAATGGCAGCGACCATCGAATGGTGTGGGGGGATTTGATGGAGTAG
- a CDS encoding MBL fold metallo-hydrolase, with product MEVIFLGTGTSQGVPMIAQPDSGCDMENPKNWRTRTSIHVEMGGHHIQVDAAPEFRMQCIRNGIEQIDTFILTHGHADHVLGMDDLRRFCDLKGGVALPVYSSEEGIERIKAIYPYAMMEKPVAKGYPAFKTELMPECLELPGGTVESVYLPHGSVQVLGLVFTEVETGKKLTYYTDCKEVGEEARLIAEGSDVVVLDGLRPKVHPSHMTIDEAKDTALEMGAPLSFLTHMTYMVDHEATDNDLPENIHLAYDGLRVSW from the coding sequence ATGGAAGTCATATTTCTAGGTACAGGCACATCTCAGGGCGTTCCCATGATCGCGCAGCCCGATTCCGGTTGTGATATGGAAAACCCGAAGAACTGGCGGACCCGAACATCCATTCATGTCGAGATGGGCGGGCACCACATACAGGTCGACGCTGCCCCGGAATTTCGAATGCAATGTATTCGAAACGGAATCGAGCAGATCGATACCTTCATTCTGACTCACGGGCACGCCGATCATGTTCTGGGGATGGATGACCTGCGCCGGTTTTGCGATTTGAAGGGCGGGGTGGCGCTTCCCGTCTACAGCAGTGAGGAGGGGATCGAGCGGATCAAGGCGATCTACCCCTACGCCATGATGGAGAAGCCGGTGGCCAAAGGATATCCTGCATTCAAAACCGAGTTGATGCCGGAATGTCTCGAACTTCCCGGGGGTACTGTCGAATCGGTCTATCTACCGCACGGCTCGGTTCAGGTGCTCGGGTTGGTGTTTACCGAGGTGGAAACGGGCAAGAAATTGACCTATTACACGGACTGCAAGGAAGTCGGGGAGGAGGCCCGGTTGATCGCCGAAGGTTCGGATGTTGTGGTACTCGACGGTCTCCGGCCCAAGGTGCATCCATCGCATATGACGATTGATGAGGCCAAGGATACTGCACTCGAGATGGGAGCTCCGTTATCTTTCCTCACGCACATGACCTATATGGTCGACCACGAAGCCACGGATAATGACCTACCGGAGAACATTCACCTCGCTTATGATGGCCTGCGGGTGAGTTGGTGA